A part of Prolixibacteraceae bacterium genomic DNA contains:
- a CDS encoding TetR/AcrR family transcriptional regulator translates to MKHSKSEITKELLIRSALDVLCRTSYKGAKLQDVANEVGLSRGAIYWNFKNKIDLYDQVLTHFFEIDSFKHLLNDRALPVVETITNVVHLLLIDEVETNHKSALMYNALVVEKPLEIQPIIDRVDNAFKKMFDSHKALLRHGMATGELRSNINVELETRSFYSFIWGYYTSKDRFFDGQNKEDVCSFVMDKFVLQLL, encoded by the coding sequence GTGAAACATAGTAAGAGTGAAATAACGAAGGAGCTGTTGATACGATCAGCTTTGGATGTGCTTTGTCGTACATCTTATAAGGGAGCCAAATTGCAAGATGTTGCAAATGAGGTTGGGCTTTCTAGAGGGGCTATATATTGGAATTTCAAGAATAAGATCGATCTATACGATCAAGTATTGACACATTTTTTTGAAATTGATTCTTTTAAACATTTGTTGAATGACAGAGCGTTACCTGTAGTGGAGACCATCACTAATGTTGTACATCTTCTTTTGATTGATGAGGTCGAGACGAACCATAAATCGGCTTTGATGTATAATGCATTGGTGGTAGAGAAGCCCCTAGAGATTCAACCTATTATTGATCGTGTCGATAATGCTTTTAAGAAGATGTTTGATAGTCATAAGGCTTTGTTACGACACGGAATGGCTACTGGAGAGCTTCGGTCGAATATTAATGTGGAGTTAGAGACACGATCCTTTTATAGTTTTATTTGGGGGTATTATACCAGCAAAGATCGTTTCTTTGATGGACAAAATAAAGAGGACGTTTGTTCCTTTGTAATGGATAAATTCGTGCTACAACTACTGTAG
- the ppdK gene encoding pyruvate, phosphate dikinase gives MKKFFYTFGNGEAEGKASMRDLLGGKGANLAEMNRIGVPVPPGVTITTDVCTLFTERGSEETMQMIWSDLEKSIHHIEQLTHTIFGDKENPCLVSVRSGARVSMPGMMDTILNLGLNDQAVEGLAKKTGNERFAWDSYRRFIQMYGDVVMGLKPESKEDIDPFEEIIEAKKEEKQVSCDNDLTTDDLKALVTAFKEAIYQRLGEHFPTDPWQQLKGAIEAVFKSWMNDRAILYRRLHQFPAEWGTAVNIQAMVFGNMGDNSATGVAFTRDAATGENLFNGEYLVNAQGEDVVAGTRTPQQITKIGSQRWAELQEVDEATRASQYPSLEEAMPKIYNELDAVQQRLEDHYCDMQDLEFTIQEGKLWILQTRNGKRTGPAMVKIALDLMDEGKITEKEAVMSVDPAKLDELLHPVFKQEAVAKAEQIGKGLPASPGAATGQVVFFADEVAKYEKAILVRIETSPEDLEGMHLAQGILTARGGMTSHAAVVARGMGKCCISGAGDIHINYKNRSFKAEGCEMKEGEWISIDGSTGLVYKGMVATKAPTVDGNFARLMAMSDKYSEMKVRTNADSPRDAQIARDFGAQGIGLCRTEHMFFDGERIKVMREMILAKDVEGRCKALNKLLPFQREDFEGILKAMEGYGVTIRLLDPPLHEFVPHQEAQQRELSEELGITMEEIQNTIHNLEEFNPMLGHRGCRLGNTYPEITEMQARAIIEATIQLKKEGVDARPEIMVPLIGTVKELEMQVDIIHATAKKVFEESGMEVDYQVGTMIEIPRAALTADKVAEVADFFSFGTNDLTQMTFGYSRDDVSKFLPIYLEKGLLKNDPFEVLDQEGVGQLVRMGTEKGRSTKPNLKVGICGEHGGEPSSVMFCNTVGMDYVSCSPYRVPIARLAAAHAMITQKKRVNETK, from the coding sequence ATGAAAAAATTCTTTTATACATTCGGAAATGGAGAGGCTGAGGGCAAAGCCAGCATGCGAGACCTTTTAGGTGGAAAAGGTGCGAATCTCGCTGAAATGAACCGAATCGGAGTTCCTGTTCCACCAGGGGTAACGATCACAACAGATGTATGTACGCTTTTTACGGAGAGAGGCTCCGAAGAGACCATGCAGATGATTTGGAGTGATCTTGAGAAATCAATCCACCATATAGAACAACTAACACACACCATCTTTGGCGATAAAGAGAACCCTTGTCTTGTGTCAGTACGATCAGGCGCAAGAGTATCTATGCCAGGAATGATGGACACAATCCTTAACTTAGGATTAAATGATCAAGCCGTTGAAGGTCTTGCAAAGAAGACAGGAAACGAACGTTTTGCTTGGGATTCATACCGTCGATTCATACAAATGTATGGAGATGTGGTAATGGGATTAAAGCCTGAATCGAAAGAGGATATCGATCCTTTTGAAGAGATTATAGAGGCAAAGAAAGAGGAGAAACAAGTGTCGTGTGATAACGATCTTACGACAGACGACCTAAAGGCTTTGGTGACTGCTTTTAAAGAGGCTATTTATCAACGTTTAGGTGAACATTTCCCTACCGATCCATGGCAGCAACTTAAGGGTGCTATTGAGGCTGTATTTAAAAGTTGGATGAACGATAGAGCCATTCTTTATCGTCGTTTACATCAGTTCCCTGCTGAATGGGGTACAGCGGTAAATATCCAAGCGATGGTATTCGGTAATATGGGAGATAACTCTGCAACAGGGGTGGCATTTACTCGTGATGCAGCAACTGGAGAGAACCTGTTTAATGGAGAGTATTTGGTAAATGCTCAAGGAGAAGATGTGGTAGCAGGAACACGTACACCACAACAGATCACTAAGATTGGATCGCAACGTTGGGCAGAGTTACAAGAGGTTGACGAAGCAACACGTGCAAGCCAATACCCTTCGCTAGAAGAGGCTATGCCGAAGATTTACAATGAACTGGATGCTGTTCAACAGCGTTTGGAAGACCATTATTGTGATATGCAAGATTTAGAGTTTACTATTCAAGAGGGTAAACTGTGGATTCTTCAGACAAGAAATGGTAAGCGAACAGGACCAGCAATGGTGAAGATCGCATTGGATTTGATGGACGAAGGAAAGATCACAGAGAAAGAGGCTGTCATGTCCGTGGATCCAGCAAAACTAGATGAGCTGCTTCACCCTGTGTTTAAACAAGAGGCGGTGGCGAAAGCTGAACAAATAGGTAAAGGTCTACCAGCTTCACCAGGTGCTGCTACAGGTCAGGTGGTTTTCTTTGCTGATGAGGTTGCGAAATATGAGAAAGCGATCTTAGTACGTATAGAAACATCTCCAGAGGATTTAGAAGGGATGCATTTGGCACAAGGTATCTTGACTGCTAGAGGAGGTATGACATCGCATGCGGCTGTAGTGGCAAGAGGTATGGGGAAGTGTTGTATTTCGGGAGCAGGAGATATTCATATCAACTATAAGAATCGTAGCTTTAAAGCAGAAGGTTGTGAAATGAAAGAGGGAGAGTGGATCTCTATCGATGGATCGACTGGTTTAGTTTATAAAGGTATGGTGGCTACCAAGGCTCCTACTGTGGATGGCAATTTCGCTCGCTTAATGGCAATGTCAGATAAGTATTCGGAGATGAAGGTGAGAACCAATGCCGATAGCCCAAGGGATGCACAGATAGCAAGAGATTTTGGCGCACAAGGAATTGGATTATGTCGTACGGAGCATATGTTTTTTGATGGGGAGCGTATTAAGGTGATGCGTGAGATGATCTTAGCAAAAGATGTAGAGGGTCGCTGTAAGGCTCTCAATAAGTTGCTTCCTTTCCAGAGAGAGGATTTTGAAGGAATTCTTAAAGCCATGGAGGGGTATGGAGTGACTATCCGTCTACTGGACCCACCTCTACATGAGTTTGTTCCTCACCAAGAGGCACAGCAGAGAGAGCTTTCGGAAGAGTTAGGTATTACCATGGAAGAGATCCAGAATACAATACATAATTTGGAAGAGTTTAATCCGATGTTGGGACATAGAGGTTGCCGTTTGGGTAATACTTATCCTGAGATTACAGAGATGCAAGCGCGCGCAATTATTGAGGCTACCATTCAGCTGAAGAAGGAGGGAGTGGATGCTCGTCCTGAAATAATGGTACCTCTTATTGGTACGGTCAAGGAGCTTGAGATGCAGGTAGACATCATTCATGCTACTGCAAAGAAGGTGTTTGAAGAGAGTGGAATGGAGGTCGACTATCAGGTCGGTACGATGATTGAAATTCCTCGTGCGGCACTTACAGCTGATAAAGTGGCTGAAGTGGCTGATTTCTTCTCATTTGGAACGAACGACTTAACTCAGATGACTTTTGGGTATTCAAGAGATGATGTAAGTAAGTTCTTACCGATATATTTAGAGAAAGGTCTTTTGAAGAATGATCCTTTTGAAGTGCTTGATCAAGAAGGTGTAGGTCAATTGGTTCGTATGGGAACAGAGAAAGGACGCAGTACTAAACCAAACTTAAAGGTAGGTATTTGTGGAGAACATGGTGGAGAACCAAGTTCGGTGATGTTCTGTAACACAGTAGGAATGGACTATGTAAGTTGTTCACCTTATCGTGTCCCTATTGCAAGATTGGCTGCTGCACATGCTATGATTACACAAAAAAAAAGAGTAAACGAGACTAAGTAG
- a CDS encoding right-handed parallel beta-helix repeat-containing protein, protein MSLNTKELNCRAYFLLLFLCVMLIPAIGKGQSTKYVSPTGNDVAGAGTKTNPFKTIKYAINNADSKVGSGDTLFIMGGNYHEELLIENITSSEAAPLVIKNYQNQEVIIDGSVPVEQVADGAWEKHDGEIYRIKLTKDTWQIFVDRKWTMLARWPNGLFSDDQAWNRDNWARGVPKTASIKSEMVGGKSVRTGTEYIDPATAHQLSDLPFDIKGAMGVLNICNFFTYAREITSHKTGDNFFEYDANSYKWIQNVALKPVHHYLFFDSKYEFIDQPGEWYYDPTTKYLYLWAPDGGVPTNVSVRTINTALTIKESSHVKIEGVNFFSAGVYALKTPNVTIENCTFNYPCFNQRTLKKMGEENGIYFNRCDHASVVNCEIAYTDGLATKFLWSKHCKMENCLLHDLDYSAAHHLGNSGFVWFKRSPNAIFRRNEVYRTGPSEGVMIDANTLVELNKIHDIHPLQHDGAMVHMMKGGINNDVRNNWFYNNTKRSIRMQDGARDKLERGQGPGLVRNNVTFNIKEDLSMILKGDEKTVYNNLSLTRIWFADKSKLTPEVSGIHLHSKSANNASNGGIDARGGDHKANWDGAIAGGVSDVKAQVCDWDNFDFRPRLDGDFLDTGLDVSEELKKINPKYKFSFNGFKPDIGAYEWGDENYWIAGRQLKQTSTPIPADKGNTNHTTVDLMWLKGYKSTVTDIYFGNSQASVAAANVSSSSYKGRVDNNMYHPRNLVKGQTYYWRADGVVDGKIVKGEVWSFTAGENANIAKNALSVTVTEVVDAGHVLEGVKVTVANISTYTDILGKGNITNLEDNQYVVSLSKDGYKTKTITLNIHENKVIRESLEKDTSADAHDALVDHSVRIYPIPANDFIHIQVPARGVVYQIISSHGMVVSEGKIIDTFTRADISSLASGSYIMRLKHEDGTSVTKHFLKK, encoded by the coding sequence ATGAGTTTAAACACAAAAGAATTGAATTGTAGAGCCTATTTTCTACTCCTCTTCCTCTGCGTAATGCTGATTCCAGCAATCGGAAAGGGACAATCAACAAAGTATGTCTCACCAACAGGAAATGATGTTGCAGGAGCTGGAACAAAAACCAACCCTTTCAAAACAATCAAGTATGCTATTAATAATGCAGACAGCAAAGTAGGCAGTGGTGATACATTGTTTATCATGGGAGGAAACTATCATGAAGAGCTTTTAATCGAGAATATTACTTCATCAGAAGCTGCACCTTTGGTCATTAAAAATTACCAAAACCAAGAAGTGATCATCGATGGTTCTGTTCCAGTGGAACAAGTAGCTGACGGGGCTTGGGAAAAGCATGATGGTGAAATCTATCGCATCAAGCTAACTAAAGATACATGGCAAATTTTTGTTGATCGTAAATGGACTATGTTGGCTCGTTGGCCTAACGGTTTATTTAGTGACGATCAAGCATGGAACCGTGATAATTGGGCGAGGGGAGTTCCAAAAACGGCTTCTATTAAGTCCGAAATGGTTGGGGGTAAATCTGTAAGAACAGGAACTGAGTATATCGATCCAGCAACGGCACACCAACTTTCGGATCTTCCATTCGATATCAAAGGTGCCATGGGGGTTCTAAATATCTGTAATTTCTTTACGTATGCACGTGAGATTACCAGCCATAAAACAGGAGACAATTTCTTCGAATATGATGCTAATAGCTATAAATGGATACAGAATGTTGCCTTAAAACCTGTTCATCACTACCTTTTCTTTGATTCTAAATATGAATTTATTGATCAACCAGGAGAGTGGTACTACGACCCAACGACCAAATACCTTTATCTTTGGGCTCCTGATGGTGGTGTTCCAACAAACGTTTCTGTACGTACAATAAACACAGCATTAACAATAAAAGAGTCCTCACACGTAAAGATCGAAGGGGTTAACTTCTTCTCTGCGGGTGTCTATGCTTTAAAGACTCCTAACGTAACGATCGAAAACTGTACTTTCAATTACCCTTGCTTCAACCAACGTACATTGAAAAAAATGGGCGAAGAAAATGGAATCTATTTCAATCGTTGTGATCATGCTTCAGTAGTTAATTGTGAAATTGCTTACACTGATGGTTTGGCAACGAAATTCCTTTGGAGTAAACACTGTAAGATGGAGAACTGTCTTCTTCATGACTTAGACTACTCTGCTGCACATCATTTGGGAAATTCAGGGTTTGTATGGTTCAAAAGAAGTCCAAATGCCATCTTCCGTAGAAACGAAGTATACAGAACAGGTCCTTCAGAAGGGGTAATGATCGATGCAAACACGCTTGTTGAATTAAATAAAATTCATGATATACACCCACTACAACACGATGGTGCGATGGTTCACATGATGAAAGGTGGAATCAACAATGACGTAAGAAACAATTGGTTCTACAACAACACCAAGCGTAGTATTCGTATGCAAGACGGTGCAAGAGATAAACTAGAAAGAGGACAGGGGCCTGGATTGGTTCGCAACAATGTGACCTTTAATATTAAAGAAGATCTTTCTATGATCTTAAAAGGGGATGAGAAAACTGTTTATAATAATCTAAGTCTTACTCGAATTTGGTTTGCTGATAAATCGAAACTGACGCCTGAGGTTTCAGGTATCCATCTACACTCTAAAAGTGCAAACAACGCTTCGAATGGTGGAATTGATGCCAGGGGTGGTGATCATAAAGCTAATTGGGATGGAGCTATCGCTGGTGGTGTATCTGATGTAAAAGCACAGGTGTGTGATTGGGATAACTTTGATTTTAGACCTCGTTTAGATGGCGATTTTCTCGATACTGGATTAGATGTTAGTGAGGAGTTGAAGAAGATCAACCCCAAGTATAAGTTCTCATTCAATGGATTCAAACCAGATATCGGAGCATATGAGTGGGGAGACGAGAACTACTGGATTGCAGGTCGTCAACTCAAGCAGACTTCAACTCCAATTCCTGCCGACAAAGGAAACACAAACCATACAACGGTTGACCTAATGTGGTTAAAAGGATACAAATCCACGGTTACGGATATCTACTTTGGAAACTCACAGGCTAGTGTTGCTGCTGCAAATGTTTCATCGTCTTCATACAAAGGTCGTGTGGATAACAACATGTATCATCCAAGAAATCTAGTAAAAGGACAAACCTACTACTGGAGAGCTGATGGTGTAGTGGATGGTAAAATTGTCAAAGGAGAAGTGTGGAGCTTTACTGCAGGCGAAAATGCCAATATTGCGAAAAATGCTTTGTCTGTAACAGTAACAGAAGTGGTGGATGCAGGCCATGTGTTAGAAGGAGTGAAAGTTACAGTGGCCAACATATCTACTTATACCGATATACTTGGTAAAGGAAATATCACCAACCTTGAAGACAATCAGTATGTTGTATCCCTAAGCAAAGACGGGTATAAAACAAAAACAATCACACTAAATATTCATGAAAACAAAGTGATTCGTGAGTCTCTAGAAAAAGATACATCAGCAGATGCTCATGATGCCCTTGTAGATCATTCCGTAAGAATATATCCTATCCCAGCAAACGATTTTATCCATATTCAAGTGCCAGCTAGAGGTGTGGTATACCAGATCATCTCTTCTCATGGAATGGTGGTTTCTGAAGGTAAAATTATCGACACATTTACAAGAGCCGATATCTCATCTTTGGCTTCGGGAAGCTATATCATGAGATTAAAACATGAAGATGGAACAAGTGTGACAAAACATTTCTTGAAAAAGTAA
- a CDS encoding N-acetylmuramoyl-L-alanine amidase codes for MRKINKIILHCSDSDIAEHDDIQVVRRWHLERGWKDIGYHYFITKNGRVRWGRSPAMYGAHCAGHNRDSIGICLSGRHKFTPYQFNSLRNLLIRLMKEYDIPKSAIYPHNHFNKNKSCPNYNVQEIIHTL; via the coding sequence ATGAGGAAGATTAACAAAATTATCCTACACTGTTCCGACAGTGATATCGCAGAACACGACGACATACAAGTCGTTAGACGATGGCATCTCGAAAGAGGTTGGAAAGACATAGGCTACCACTATTTCATTACAAAAAATGGTAGAGTACGTTGGGGAAGAAGTCCTGCTATGTATGGTGCCCACTGCGCTGGACACAACCGCGACTCCATAGGCATCTGCCTTAGCGGTCGACACAAATTCACACCTTATCAGTTCAACAGCCTACGCAACCTACTGATCAGGCTAATGAAAGAGTACGACATCCCGAAGAGTGCCATATATCCGCACAACCACTTCAACAAGAACAAGAGCTGTCCGAACTACAACGTGCAGGAGATCATCCACACACTCTAA
- a CDS encoding reductive dehalogenase — protein sequence MDSNSHLKNKISRRDAIKFGSFTAAMATLSAAIAPRHTVAQTLTDPDMDSEENEIPKVSVIKHKTIDDIMRIDPNMERFDQFNTAFNKCMLDGFNMIRLKADDNTDLRHTFASLGSETTESEVKKPGHTDIDLAFDAGAGGVESFTGSGMSRQCSNESGPSIPMPDGSLLPLSLYKQHGSNPNEFKKSPHEYKFETPEDASYAIKKAAKLYGADLVGIAPFEERWLYKTEVHVPMDLDGNPIESHVNPFRKVQFDFKPKSVIVLAFEMDYEAYKVQPSAIGAAATTMGYSQMMETSVRMAHMIRRLGYNTVHAGNAVGISVPLAIQAGLGESSRMGLLVTEEYGPRVRLAKVYTDLEIALDEPKTFGVKEFCEICQKCADSCPSKAISKSDKTTDPDNLPMNDCNGLGVDKWYNDHQKCLSFWGVNKGECGVCISVCPYNKIDMWHHDAAKVITKIPGLRRMARSFDEVFGYGKAGSEKLMKSYWKRRI from the coding sequence ATGGATTCAAACAGTCACTTAAAGAATAAGATTTCGAGGAGAGATGCCATTAAGTTTGGCTCCTTCACAGCTGCTATGGCAACGTTGTCAGCAGCAATAGCCCCTAGACATACAGTTGCCCAAACCTTGACGGATCCGGATATGGATAGCGAAGAGAACGAAATTCCTAAGGTTTCTGTGATAAAGCATAAAACGATTGATGATATCATGCGTATTGATCCAAATATGGAGCGATTTGATCAATTTAATACTGCTTTCAATAAATGCATGTTGGATGGTTTTAATATGATTCGATTAAAGGCAGATGATAATACTGATCTACGCCATACTTTTGCATCTTTAGGCTCAGAAACTACTGAGTCAGAAGTAAAGAAGCCAGGGCATACAGATATTGACTTGGCTTTTGATGCAGGAGCGGGTGGCGTTGAGAGTTTTACAGGCTCTGGAATGTCTCGTCAGTGTTCTAATGAAAGTGGTCCTTCCATTCCGATGCCTGATGGATCTTTGTTGCCTTTATCATTATATAAGCAACATGGTTCTAATCCAAACGAATTTAAGAAATCTCCTCATGAGTATAAGTTTGAGACTCCTGAGGATGCATCTTATGCAATAAAGAAAGCCGCGAAGCTTTATGGTGCCGATTTGGTGGGAATTGCCCCTTTTGAGGAGCGTTGGTTATACAAAACGGAGGTTCATGTACCGATGGACCTGGATGGTAATCCTATTGAGTCTCATGTAAATCCATTTCGAAAAGTGCAGTTCGATTTTAAGCCAAAGTCGGTGATTGTATTGGCTTTTGAGATGGATTATGAAGCATATAAGGTCCAGCCTTCTGCTATTGGTGCTGCTGCTACCACTATGGGATATTCACAGATGATGGAGACAAGTGTACGGATGGCTCATATGATTCGACGACTAGGTTATAATACAGTACATGCTGGTAATGCTGTGGGGATAAGTGTTCCTTTGGCAATTCAAGCAGGTCTGGGAGAATCATCTCGTATGGGACTGCTGGTTACGGAAGAGTATGGTCCTCGCGTCCGTTTGGCTAAAGTCTATACCGATCTAGAGATCGCACTGGATGAACCGAAAACATTTGGAGTAAAGGAGTTCTGTGAAATCTGTCAGAAGTGTGCAGATTCGTGTCCGAGTAAGGCTATCTCTAAGTCGGATAAAACGACAGATCCAGATAATCTGCCAATGAATGATTGTAACGGTCTTGGTGTTGACAAGTGGTATAATGACCACCAAAAATGCCTGTCTTTCTGGGGAGTGAATAAGGGGGAATGCGGGGTTTGTATCTCTGTATGTCCATATAATAAGATTGATATGTGGCATCACGATGCTGCCAAGGTAATTACAAAGATTCCAGGATTAAGAAGAATGGCCCGATCGTTTGATGAGGTGTTTGGATATGGAAAAGCTGGAAGTGAGAAGTTAATGAAGTCATATTGGAAAAGGAGGATATAA
- a CDS encoding flavin reductase, giving the protein MSWKKLSALPKDQESQIVEAYMKPSYGIYIVSSSYDTKKSAYLANCVFQVSAYPPLFAVCSNKDNDTTRQIKESQRFAISVMTEALSPEQITTYGYNHSDVIDKFDKVEHTIENGVPIVTENCCAWFLCHVDKAIDIGTHIMFIGSIEDYALSNTEVSPLTYDMYQKMKHGFSPKNSPTHIDPEKKKKMEEAAKEQEEKKASGRKMRCEVCGYIYDEDDPEHEHTFDELSGEWVCPICNAPKEDFTEI; this is encoded by the coding sequence ATGAGTTGGAAGAAGCTAAGTGCACTCCCCAAAGACCAAGAGAGCCAGATAGTAGAGGCTTATATGAAGCCCTCTTACGGTATATATATTGTTTCGTCGTCGTATGACACGAAGAAATCGGCCTATTTGGCTAATTGTGTTTTTCAAGTTTCGGCATATCCTCCACTATTTGCCGTTTGTAGTAACAAGGACAATGACACCACACGTCAGATAAAGGAGAGTCAGAGATTTGCTATTTCGGTGATGACAGAAGCATTGAGTCCAGAACAGATTACCACTTATGGTTATAATCATAGCGATGTGATTGATAAGTTTGACAAGGTGGAACATACCATCGAGAATGGTGTTCCTATTGTGACGGAGAACTGTTGTGCATGGTTTTTGTGTCATGTGGATAAAGCAATAGATATTGGAACACATATCATGTTTATCGGATCGATTGAAGACTATGCTCTTTCGAATACGGAAGTATCGCCACTGACTTATGATATGTATCAGAAGATGAAGCATGGTTTCTCACCTAAGAATTCACCGACCCATATTGATCCAGAGAAGAAGAAAAAGATGGAAGAGGCGGCAAAAGAGCAAGAGGAGAAAAAAGCTAGTGGCCGTAAGATGCGTTGTGAAGTGTGTGGGTATATCTATGACGAAGACGATCCAGAACACGAACACACCTTTGATGAGCTCAGTGGAGAGTGGGTGTGTCCAATTTGTAATGCCCCCAAAGAAGACTTTACAGAGATATAA
- a CDS encoding 4Fe-4S binding protein — protein MKENRWGRYVKVVPILCLVVLYVAGLLRDERKMKRVVLDRYPVLERIEPVLTEPLTYKIEGSDDKKASYMVFSTGLGWGGPFVFMVEIRVDRKISNFELLDHSETPSYILKLEKYHFFDQFVNQPANAAMILGTDVDAVTGATVSSTGFTNAIRKASHQVSTTLLGVEGIQHDRTIPFGMKELVILILFVMTWIGSLLRWSKLRYVTLLGGLVFLGFAYNFPFSISHFTSIFLGYIPALATNFTWWLVVGGALLFIIVSGKNLYCAWICPFGAMQEVISMISGFKLPVHPWIKKHSSTILYGLTFVSVGTMLYFRNTSSGNYEPFAALFKLDGYGFIWFILPLMLFSSFFWKRFYCRYFCPAGAVLTLSNRLRNFIKGKTKSTFKCKSVCHKKR, from the coding sequence ATGAAAGAAAATAGGTGGGGTAGATATGTAAAGGTGGTTCCTATCTTATGTCTGGTCGTTCTATATGTGGCAGGACTGTTACGTGATGAACGAAAGATGAAACGAGTGGTGTTGGATCGCTATCCTGTATTAGAAAGAATCGAACCTGTATTGACAGAACCTTTGACCTATAAGATAGAAGGATCTGACGATAAAAAGGCTAGCTATATGGTCTTCTCCACAGGCTTAGGTTGGGGAGGTCCTTTCGTATTTATGGTAGAGATCAGGGTAGATCGTAAGATCTCTAATTTTGAACTCTTAGATCATAGTGAAACGCCTTCTTATATACTGAAATTGGAGAAGTATCACTTTTTTGATCAGTTTGTGAATCAACCTGCGAATGCTGCGATGATCTTGGGTACAGATGTGGATGCTGTTACTGGTGCAACTGTATCCTCTACGGGGTTCACAAATGCCATACGTAAGGCTTCTCATCAAGTATCTACTACACTTTTGGGGGTTGAAGGTATCCAGCATGATAGAACTATTCCATTTGGGATGAAAGAGCTGGTGATATTGATTCTGTTTGTGATGACCTGGATAGGCAGTTTATTACGTTGGAGTAAATTAAGATACGTCACCCTGTTGGGTGGGTTGGTATTTCTTGGTTTTGCCTACAATTTTCCATTTAGTATCTCCCATTTTACATCTATATTTTTAGGCTACATTCCTGCTCTAGCAACCAATTTCACGTGGTGGTTGGTGGTTGGTGGCGCTTTACTATTTATCATCGTCTCAGGAAAGAACCTCTACTGTGCTTGGATATGCCCTTTTGGTGCCATGCAAGAGGTTATTTCGATGATTAGTGGTTTTAAACTGCCTGTCCACCCTTGGATCAAGAAACATAGCAGTACAATTCTTTATGGCCTCACCTTCGTGTCGGTGGGGACAATGCTCTACTTTAGAAACACATCTAGTGGTAACTATGAACCTTTTGCTGCGCTATTCAAACTAGATGGGTATGGATTCATCTGGTTTATTCTGCCACTAATGCTTTTTAGTTCCTTCTTCTGGAAACGTTTCTACTGTAGATATTTTTGTCCTGCAGGTGCGGTGCTTACCCTGTCCAATCGACTGCGTAATTTTATAAAAGGTAAAACGAAGAGTACGTTTAAATGTAAATCAGTATGTCACAAAAAGAGATGA